In Etheostoma cragini isolate CJK2018 chromosome 9, CSU_Ecrag_1.0, whole genome shotgun sequence, the following are encoded in one genomic region:
- the LOC117949963 gene encoding BTB/POZ domain-containing protein KCTD1-like isoform X2, translated as MTQALRTPRGSAFAPGHARLRLWSGRRASRSLLEPRRPKVSRSPVCGLRPLYPHSCGSSSMSSQQLVSVSPLGSAGIPTPAQLTKTTAPVHIDVGGHMYTSSLATLTKYPESRIGRLFDGTEPIVLDTLKQHYFIDRDGPMFRYILNFLRTSKLLLPDDFKEYSVLYEEATFFQLTPLQAELQRWRTEQECGGACPRCECVAIHVAPELGERISVSAQWAVIQEVFPEVRDVMSNSLNTSWTQDSTHIIRFPLNGYCHLNSVQVLERFQQRGFWITASCGGGADSSQFIEYVLRREGRGSRHPPTLTQLKQELMD; from the exons ATGACCCAGGCGCTCCGTACCCCAAGAGGCAGTGCGTTCGCCCCGGGACACGCGCGTCTTCGCCTATGGAGCGGAAGGAGAGCGAGCCGGAGTCTGCTAGAACCCCGGAGGCCCAAAGTCTCCCGCAGCCCGGTGTGCGGTCTCCGGCCACTGTATCCACACAG CTGTGGCAGCAGCAGTATGTCCAGCCAGCAGCTGGTCTCCGTGTCTCCTCTGGGCTCCGCCGGCATCCCCACACCAGCCCAGCTCACCAAAACCACCGCGCCTGTCCACATCGATGTAGGAGGGCACATGTACACCAGCAGCCTGGCCACCCTTACAAAGTACCCCGAGTCACg GATCGGCCGTCTGTTTGATGGAACAGAGCCCATCGTGTTGGACACTCTTAAGCAGCACTACTTCATTGACCGAGACGGCCCCATGTTCCGCTACATACTTAACTTCCTCCGGACCTCGAAACTCCTCCTCCCTGATGACTTCAAA GAATACTCCGTGCTGTATGAAGAGGCCACTTTCTTCCAGCTGACTCCCCTGCAGGCCGAGCTGCAGCGCTGGAGGACTGAGCAGGAATGCGGAGGTGCGTGTCCGCGGTGCGAGTGTGTCGCGATTCATGTGGCCCCGGAGCTGGGTGAGAGGATCAGCGTGAGCGCCCAGTGGGCCGTGATCCAGGAAGTCTTTCCCGAGGTCAGAGATGTCATGTCCAATTCCTTGAACACCAGCTGGACCCAGGACTCCACACACATCATTCGCTTCCCGCTCAACGGCTACTGTCACCTGAACTCTGTCCAG GTGTTGGAGCGGTTCCAGCAGAGAGGGTTCTGGATCACGGCTTCGTGCGGCGGTGGAGCGGACTCGTCCCAATTTATTGAATACGTTCTCCGGAGGGAGGGGCGAGGCAGCCgacacccccccaccctcacCCAACTAAAACAGGAACTCATGgactga
- the LOC117949963 gene encoding uncharacterized protein LOC117949963 isoform X1: protein MARMPGSRDTEREQLSCPDRSGEEGEEEDEEEIQEVQITEEEEDEYEESDRDGAELEWESGGTVLDSSGSSAEMQAVLMRSMDRGEEEGDAEPCRGSMPAGMESHLEGELQRSERNRLSENTRLATRYAVRIFREYLSEKAQSPDFETLDKDALCAVLRSFYAEARSKSGQLYSKSSLISIRSSLNRYLNEPPYCRTLDLTKDPELRSANLTLAAVIRRLEEQGAGPVVQKQAITRSDLRKLYESSVFNSDTPFGLLNKVWFETCMYFCTRGRENQRELEEDSFGLAVDEDGRKFVYFKALGPYHKSRSAAWTKKRPDADEDTLPRMYETGSEQCPYASFVRYVSKRNPLCGAFFQRPRDHCCASEVTWYENKAIGKNLLGTRMQMLSRAAKLSKTYTNHCIGAVSIATLNSIVGVAGSRPSTRLCVASETGNGHAQSHLQLVIPYLRRVTDAADVKPPRTAIHTETTDRVRAEDDPGAPYPKRQCVRPGTRASSPMERKESEPESARTPEAQSLPQPGVRSPATVSTQDSCGSSSMSSQQLVSVSPLGSAGIPTPAQLTKTTAPVHIDVGGHMYTSSLATLTKYPESRIGRLFDGTEPIVLDTLKQHYFIDRDGPMFRYILNFLRTSKLLLPDDFKEYSVLYEEATFFQLTPLQAELQRWRTEQECGGACPRCECVAIHVAPELGERISVSAQWAVIQEVFPEVRDVMSNSLNTSWTQDSTHIIRFPLNGYCHLNSVQVLERFQQRGFWITASCGGGADSSQFIEYVLRREGRGSRHPPTLTQLKQELMD, encoded by the exons ATGGCGAGAATGCCTGGCAGCCGAGACACGGAACGGGAGCAGCTGAGCTGCCCCGACAGGAgcggggaggagggggaggaggaggatgaagaggagatCCAGGAGGTTCAGATCaccgaggaggaagaggacgagTACGAGGAGTCCGACAGAGATGGTGCGGAGCTGGAGTGGGAGTCAGGGGGCACGGTGCTGGACTCCAGCGGTTCCTCCGCGGAGATGCAGGCGGTCCTCATGCGGAGTATGGAccggggagaggaggagggagatgCGGAGCCGTGCCGCGGCAGCATGCCCGCCGGAATGGAGTCTCACCTGGAGGGAGAGCTTCAGCGGTCGGAGCGAAACAGGCTGAGCGAGAACACGCGCCTGGCCACCCGGTACGCGGTGAGGATCTTCCGCGAGTACCTCAGCGAGAAAGCCCAAAGTCCAGACTTTGAAACTCTGGACAAGGACGCGCTGTGCGCGGTGCTGCGCTCCTTTTACGCGGAGGCGCGCTCCAAGAGTGGACAGCTGTACAGCAAGTCGTCCCTCATCAGCATCCGGAGCTCCCTAAACCGGTACCTGAACGAGCCGCCCTACTGCCGCACCCTGGACCTCACCAAGGACCCGGAGCTGCGCAGCGCCAACCTGACCCTGGCCGCGGTCATCCGGCGGCTGGAGGAGCAGGGTGCCGGGCCCGTAGTTCAGAAACAGGCCATCACGCGCTCGGACCTGCGGAAACTCTACGAGTCCTCTGTGTTCAACAGCGACACGCCGTTCGGGCTGCTCAACAAAGTCTGGTTCGAGACCTGCATGTATTTCTGCACCCGGGGCCGCGAGAACCAGCGGGAGCTGGAGGAGGACTCGTTCGGCCTGGCGGTGGATGAAGACGGGAGAAAGTTTGTCTACTTTAAAGCTCTCGGGCCGTACCACAAGTCCCGCTCCGCCGCCTGGACCAAGAAGCGTCCGGACGCAGACGAGGACACCCTGCCGCGGATGTACGAGACAGGCTCGGAGCAGTGTCCGTACGCCAGCTTCGTCCGCTACGTGTCCAAACGGAACCCGCTGTGCGGCGCGTTCTTCCAGCGGCCCCGGGACCACTGCTGCGCGAGCGAGGTGACCTGGTACGAGAACAAAGCTATCGGGAAGAACCTGTTGGGCACCAGGATGCAGATGTTGTCACGTGCCGCCAAGCTCTCCAAGACCTACACTAACCATTGCATCGGTGCCGTCTCCATAGCAACGCTCAACAGCATCGTGGGCGTCGCGGGCTCCAGGCCGTCGACGAGGCTTTGCGTTGCCTCGGAAACGGGAAACGGCCACGCGCAGTCCCACCTGCAGCTTGTGATTCCGTACCTCCGGCGGGTGACCGACGCCGCGGACGTGAAGCCGCCGCGGACAGcgatacacacagaaacaaccGACAGGGTCCGCGCCGAGGATGACCCAGGCGCTCCGTACCCCAAGAGGCAGTGCGTTCGCCCCGGGACACGCGCGTCTTCGCCTATGGAGCGGAAGGAGAGCGAGCCGGAGTCTGCTAGAACCCCGGAGGCCCAAAGTCTCCCGCAGCCCGGTGTGCGGTCTCCGGCCACTGTATCCACACAG gACAGCTGTGGCAGCAGCAGTATGTCCAGCCAGCAGCTGGTCTCCGTGTCTCCTCTGGGCTCCGCCGGCATCCCCACACCAGCCCAGCTCACCAAAACCACCGCGCCTGTCCACATCGATGTAGGAGGGCACATGTACACCAGCAGCCTGGCCACCCTTACAAAGTACCCCGAGTCACg GATCGGCCGTCTGTTTGATGGAACAGAGCCCATCGTGTTGGACACTCTTAAGCAGCACTACTTCATTGACCGAGACGGCCCCATGTTCCGCTACATACTTAACTTCCTCCGGACCTCGAAACTCCTCCTCCCTGATGACTTCAAA GAATACTCCGTGCTGTATGAAGAGGCCACTTTCTTCCAGCTGACTCCCCTGCAGGCCGAGCTGCAGCGCTGGAGGACTGAGCAGGAATGCGGAGGTGCGTGTCCGCGGTGCGAGTGTGTCGCGATTCATGTGGCCCCGGAGCTGGGTGAGAGGATCAGCGTGAGCGCCCAGTGGGCCGTGATCCAGGAAGTCTTTCCCGAGGTCAGAGATGTCATGTCCAATTCCTTGAACACCAGCTGGACCCAGGACTCCACACACATCATTCGCTTCCCGCTCAACGGCTACTGTCACCTGAACTCTGTCCAG GTGTTGGAGCGGTTCCAGCAGAGAGGGTTCTGGATCACGGCTTCGTGCGGCGGTGGAGCGGACTCGTCCCAATTTATTGAATACGTTCTCCGGAGGGAGGGGCGAGGCAGCCgacacccccccaccctcacCCAACTAAAACAGGAACTCATGgactga